In Thermoplasma sp. Kam2015, a genomic segment contains:
- a CDS encoding zinc ribbon domain-containing protein has protein sequence LEWKAEKYGKNIIEIGRFDPSSKICSSCGNIKHDLKLSDRIYHCDVCGLTIDRDLNAAKNIRKIGLIKVGSVRSEFTPVEIATSGLYGIYPYRQRPVVESGSSDASAEE, from the coding sequence CTGGAATGGAAAGCAGAAAAATATGGAAAGAATATAATAGAGATAGGAAGGTTCGATCCATCATCTAAGATATGTTCATCATGCGGTAACATAAAGCATGATCTGAAGTTATCAGATCGCATATATCATTGTGATGTGTGCGGATTAACGATTGACAGGGATCTGAATGCCGCCAAGAACATAAGGAAAATAGGATTGATAAAAGTAGGATCGGTGCGATCCGAATTCACGCCTGTGGAGATCGCAACATCGGGCTTGTATGGAATATATCCGTACAGGCAGAGGCCGGTCGTTGAATCAGGAAGCTCCGATGCTTCAGCTGAGGAGTAG